The nucleotide window AGCATCCGTGGTCACGACCCTGACGACGGGCAGCGTCCAGGAGCAGCATGACACTCTCACCAGCTACTTCCTGCCACACGCATCCTTCACGCACCCGCTCTGCCGCGTCCCGTCCTTCTCCAAGGGCACCATCCCCCTGGCCCCGGGGCTCGAGTCCCGGTGGCTGCTCCTGTGCATTTACAGGTGGTACAGGACTCTGAGTCCCAGCATCGATATCCACATCGACTCTGCGGGTAAGtcttgccctccccccctccgtGTCTGCTTGCGTCACTCATCCAGTGGTGCATCCTTAACAAAGGGTCCCTACCTAACCTTTGACATACATATCTCTACTGTTAGTGTTTGATCAGCGCTCCGGCCAGCTCTTCGTCTCGATCCGCCAAACCTTTACCCTCTGGTTCATCCCCCTGTACAAGGCCCCCGTGAAgctcaccaccatcctcaaCCTCGAGCAGCACCCCGCGTcggagacgtcgccgtcgctgtcgcgcAACAatggcagcgccgccagcagcaactcGCTCGCGGGCCCCGGGCAGGAGCGCCTGCGCTACTTCATCGCTCACCAGGAGGACCTGTACCAGATGAACGACCTCATCCAGTTCCTGTGCCCGTGGCTCGGCCCGCTCTTGTGGTTCTTCTGGCAGCTGTTCAGCACCGGCCTCTGCGCGGTGGGAtccgtcctgctgctgcctcttTATCTCCTGCTGAATAGGGGGGCCAAGGCAAAGAAGGTGCAGTGAGGCGGCTTATCTCCCGCGAGTGTTGAGTGAAGCGGAGCGAGTGAGTTTGGGCGGCTTCTATTGCTGCATGGGCGACTGTGGACTTTTTGCTGCAGCaaaggggcgggcgggcgcgggctcTTGCGCTGGCCGCGAAGCCGCCCTTGCAATGCGTACTATTCAAAAGTCTCGTGACTGCGAGATCTGTACTTCTTCTTACATGCTATAGCTTACTATATTGGGCCCGAAAAGGTACTATTGCCCGTAACTGCAGTTCAAGTCCTATCACGACCACATGAATGCCTCCGATCCTACATGTAGCTCGATACGAACACAACAGGTTTGGCTGCGACCCTCCTGCCGGCTTCCGCATGAACTAGCATGTAGGACGGCACGGGCTGTAAACAACCAGCATCATCTGGCGTCCGCCGGTGTGCATTGTAGCTACGCACCCCGCAGATAGTGACCTGCGGATTGAGAGAAAGATGCATACTCTTTCACATGTTAGACGGGAGAACGGCCTCAGTCCAGATTGCCTGGAGCAGACGGCTCATCATGACGATATGACAGACGACAATGCCCGCAAAACGGTCCTCTGCAACCCTCAGGGGGAGAGGATGAGGGTCCAGCGATGGGTCGATCggtcgggcagcggcacagGCGCGTCGATATTTGAGTGACCGCGTACAGCAGCGTAGCAACGTGCGTTCCGTCTCGTTTCACGGTCCAAGTCCCCCGGCCACGTCACGATGCGATTGGTGGGCTCTTGTCCTAAAACTTTTTCCTTTCCGCCTCCATGCGTATGCTCAGTGGATGTATGTGGATATCAAAATAATTCAACCTTTTTCTCATCATCACGACGATTCGACTCCAGCACGCAGGGTATCAAGCAATAAACCGCccaaaaaagaagaaaaagaaaacaaGAATTTCACCAGCATGTCAATGAATGTGCCAGCACCCCATATATCATTCAACGCAAGGCAATCAGGCCGCCCAGATCGGCATACTCttcctcgcccgtcttgccgtccAGGAACGCCTGCATGGCCGTCCAGTCGCCAGAGTCCCGCGGCAACACCCCCGCTACCTCCTCTTCGTCAATCACgagtggcagcggcacgctcgcgctcgccTTGCGGCGGAGTTCCGGTCCGCCTCCCATGAGGCTGTGCCGCCGCGAGATGCCcgctccgccaccgccgccgcgggagagTATGTTGCGGCCCTCCTGCTCGACAAGGTGTCCCAACGACTTGGCGTAGTTGTAGCCCTCAATGGCGGCACTCAGCGGTCGTCGTTTGATGGAGTTGGACCTGGATTGCCCGGGACGACTGGATCCGTCATGCTGACTCCAACGTCGGGAAGGCTTCGCCGGCATCACGGAGTCCACGGGGTCGCAGGACATGTCTGTGTCTAAGACGGGTGTCATGCTCGGGCTCGGTATTGTAATAGATGAAGCCAGCGTGTCGGCCGGACTGCCTACGGCCGTGGTCTGTCCGGCCGAGGTTGTGCTCGAGTCCGAtcgcgacgccgatgccgttgaGCCGCTCCTACTCGCCACGCCCACCGACGTGTCCAGTCGCCGTATGGGCAACGACTCTGTCCGAGTCGGTGAGTCAAAGCTCACGCTGTTGGTCCCGTTGCCGTAGCCATGCACAACTATCTCGTGATACACTGGTTTGCCtaacccgcccgccgtcacgGGTGGCGTCGAGCCTGCCGACGAAGTGGCCTGTCGCAGCCTCCTGACCGACCTCCGAAGTGTCGAGCTGCGACTCAGTGCGTGCTTGAACGAGTTGGAACGCGATACATCTGATGAGCATGACGCGGGAAGCGACAAACGGCGactccgcgacggcggcggttgcggcggGGGTGGCGTCTTTTGCGTCAGCGCAAAGTAATCGATGTCGGGTTTTATCTCCATCATGCTGTTGCACCACGGCATCTCATCGTCCTGGGAGCCAAGTGCGGGGTCAGCCTGTCTCCTTGCCGGCTTCTCGATATCCTTGGGCTCCCTCCACGGAAGCACCGCATCTAGAGGTGCGGATAGCAGATACTGTGCCTCCTTCTCGTCAGATACCCCAGCAGCCGGGCTCGTAGCCTGACGCAATGCCTGATGCACCGCATATATAAGTATCCAGCGGACCTTACGCGCGTCCAGCAGCGAAACCCTCTCGTGTCGGTCCGCACGGCTCGGTGCCACGACGGACGCCTCCTCGAAGCCCCGGTACGCGCGCACGAGATCGTTTTGGAAGATATCCTCTCTCCAATGCGAAGCCCGCACAAGCGCCGCGTGCTCAATCTGCCGCTGGTCCGCTTTGGTCTTGCTGCGCGGGAACCACGAAATGTGCCGTGTCGAGCCTTGGGCGGTGCCGACTTGCGGGAGGAGAGGCAGCGGGTGTGGCATGGGATCGAATCGGTTCCTCGCATCGACCGCCTGTATCAGCTGGAGCGTGCATATGCCGCCTACCGCAGAAGACGGCATTAGATCGAAAGGGCCGGCAGTGTAcccgtcgtccttgagcagcgcaTGCAGCGCGGCAAAGTCCTCGGCCAGGACGCGCAGCACGGCAGCATCGAACCGCCGTGGAGGGTAGTATCCGAACTTGGCACTGTAAAACGACAAAAGAAATGAGCGGAACCGGTCAAGATGCATGCGCGCTCCGAGGGGAATGCCGATGTGTGCCTCAGATAGCTCCTTGTCCAGAAAGCTACTGAGCATCGTTGCGCTGCGTTCCAGTCGGGCATCCAAGTCTGCCCGTTTTTGCCTGATGAGTTTCCTGGTCGCTGAAGTCATGTTCTTTCGCTCTGTCTGTCAGCTTGCCGCATATGGTGCATCTATGTGGGACAGTACAGCTTACCGGAAACTCAGTACTTGAGGACAGGCTCTGCTTCATGCCGACGCAATGAGCGAACGCCCTGAGGTACAGAGTCCGCAGTTGAAACGCCTCCGCTAGGTATAACATCGCCAGTGCATAGTCGGGCTGGTTGGCTAGTGCCAAGTATCCCTCTTCGCCCATGTATGCCAGCAAATCGCCAACAttgtcctcgccggcggagcgAAACTCGTGCATGCTGTGCAACAAGCCCACCAACGCAGCGCCCAAGCTTTCCCCGACCACAGAGCGCCCGAGAACCCAAGCCAGAAGGTTTCGCATCGCAATGTGGTACTGCAGAGCCTGCTGTTTGTCACCtgttggcggtggcggaaCATACAGCTCAACCATCCGTCGGGGATTCAAGCGATACCAGCGCATGATCTCGTCAGGGGACTGCGGGCGGCGTCCATCCGTGACAAGGAACCGTTGAATGAAGGGATAGCACTTCTTCGCGAGGAGAGCGGAGAATGGCAGTTTGAAGGCTGGGTCCCGTTTGATACGGCCCTTGCTGTGCAAATAGATGAGGCAGTTGCCATCTCGGACGCACAGATCGGGATCCTCGTCGTGTCTGTCAGCACGGCATGGCGGTATGAGTCCCGAATGATCTTACCTGTCTAAGAGAGTCCCAGTCTCTCCATGATCGCTTGGCCCCGTCCCACTGCTTCAACATCATCGGCTGGCTGAGACGATGCGATCTCGTGCTGCTACTACCTGGTCGCGACCCGACCCAGGAGACACCAAACGAGTGTGCCATCTACCTCAGCCTTTCACCTCTCCTCGACAGTCTGCCAGAAGAGCCAAGGATAATAAATGATCGGATTGTATGTATATTTGTCAAcggcccgctgccgttgTATGGCTCGTCAGGCTCGGGAAGAGCTTCGTGTAACCCGGGTCTGTTGGTCGCACGGCTCGACTCGCCTCCCCGGCAGTCCGCAAGGCCGAGGGTCGCGAAATGGCGGCTATGTACACGACGATAGGCCAATGTCCAGGATTCGATGACGCCGGCTTTGCCTCGATTGGCTCGGCTTGAGAATCAGGACGCCAGGCCGTCCTTTGCCATCTCGGCCAGCCTGACAGTAGGCGTCAGGCGGCAgtgtccgtccgtccaaGCCAGAAGCTGAGAGAAATAGAAGCAAAAGGCTAGATACAGGATCGGGAGAAGAACGCACACCGATGCATTGCGTACATGAATCGCTGTAAGCAGTACCCACCGCCAACATGTCGCGCATGCTAACCCCGACTCATCTACAGACTAAAGTTATTATGGCGGTCACATCGTCAGTGTGCCGGGAAACCAGGAGCAGGGATACCGACGCAAGTACAACtgcggcagccagcagccatgTCTTAGGCCCAATCCAATGAAACGGGCCCACTGATCCCTGTCGGTGCGGACATGAAGAGAGACATCCACGTTGCCGCGTCGTGAGCTGGCACTGGGGGGGTTCTGGCCCAATCCAGGCTTGCGACCTGCGACGAGACGCAGAGTCGCTGGTTGCCGACGACCGCTGCCCTCTGCATAGCCTCCTCCCGATCTCCGGTCTTGTTTGAGCTCGGGGGAAGAAGCTGCAGTTGGCCTCAAAGGCGTCTGGAGTCTGGACAGGCAAGAAAAATAGAGGGCCTTCCAAGCGTGCAGGGGTGCTCCTTGAAAATGTGGACAGTGCTGGACCGATCCCCTGAGCATTGTTGAATTAGACGAGTCGCTGCTATGCCGTCGAGATGCCGCACGCAACTCTGTTGTACGACCGGAACGCGGGGCGGCTTGCTGGGATTGGCAGTCTTCCACGAAGTACAAACGACATTGTGCACAGCCCCTTGTGTGCGTCTGCTCCGTCGTGTCATTGTTCGCCTCCGGATCTGTGTTGCAGACGATTTTGACAGCGGGGTCGCAGCCCGAATCACACCACACAATGAGTCGTTGAGGTGGATGCCAAACTCCATGTTCACACGATGTGCTCCATGGTTCTGGGTTGGACGAGTGACCGGGGTTCTACACCCCAGCCACCCCCCGGCCACGAGATGACGCTGTTAGTGCGCTTCTGCCTCAACAGCTGAGCAATTTCAGACGGTGGTCATTTCCCAAAGCTGGGGCTGTTCGATGAGATGAAGCGACGGTAGCGCGACTAGCCGCGTTGCCGACTTCCAActactagtagtagcagtaaCTTCTTCCACATCGATGTCGTGGAGCAGATGCTAGAGTTGTCGCTTCTCGCCGATGCCCAGCGGCCGTGCGCGCAGCTGGAAGTGCAAAGTAGCCTCGGAGCTATTTGTAGATACACTGCCGGTGTCCAAGACACACAGCGGCAAGCTCTTGTACAACACATTCccgcagcaccagccgcgAGACGGTGCGGTCTGAGCCTGTTTTAGGCAGAATGAGGGGAAAAGTTGAGATCCTAGGATCGCATCATGTAATTGTTGACGACGCGTCGTCATTGCCCGCGTTTGGGTAGGCCGGCCGCCGTTTTGCACCACGGCAAGGCGCAAACGAGTCATCTGTGCTGCAGACAGCTTGCACGACAGATGATCTGCGCTCACAGCCGTCATGGCCAGAGCTCACAAACCTGATTCAACGCAGCTTAGGCCCGGTTTCCGGCGCCACCATGGCTTCAGGTCGGAGACTATCCTAGCGCCGTCCCGAGCCATGTTTCACCGCATAGCATGCACGGATGTAGGCGGTCGCGGGTAGCGGTAGCTGAAGACGCGGACCTAACGGTCCAGCATGCAAGAAGATGCGTGCGGTCAACGGCCGCGTTGCAATCCTACATTCGTGGAGCATCAGTTGGACATGCCGTGGTCGCGGTCGCTGCTTGCGCCATGGAGACGCGTGGCTTGCAGCTTGACCAGAAAGGAGACGTAATGGCCAGGTCTGATGGCGTCAAGTCGCAATGGAGCTCGAGTCGACTGCGGTCCACAATACGTAGAGTGCGGTTTGTCGGAACTCCAAATTCCGATCGACAACGCAATCGCTGGGATGGGAATTGGAGATTGGCGAACCCCTGGCTCCTGACCGACGGTGAGAACTAAAATGACTTGATTCGATTAGTCATCTCACCGAGCTCACCTTGAGCTTCACACCCCTGGATAGGTGCAGCGTCGCGGTTCGCGTCGCAACATTGCTAGCCCCCTCCAACGGCCGGCATGTAGCAGTCACACCGACATGGCGTGCTCAACTCCATACACTTACATACAGTGCCCATGCTCGGGCTActccgacgccgagcggGGCGACTCGCCCGACGGCTTgaacgaggatgaggacgagcGCACCTTCGACCCCCGCGACCCGCGCTCCAACTACAGCCTATACCCGCTCGAGTACCTCCTGTTCTGCGAAGATTGCCAACAGATTCGCTGCCCGCGATGCGTCACCGAGGAGACAGTCACGTACTATTGTCCGAGCTGCCTCTTTGAGGTCCCGAGCAGCAACCTTCGCAGCGAGGGGAATCGGTAGGCTGCCGGAGTGAACAAAGACACGAAACAACGCGCGGGCTCACGCTGGTCTAGGTGCACCAGAAGCTGCTACCAATGCCCAATATGCGTTGGGCCCCTTCAAGTCGGCGCGGTCCAGCCTGGACAGGACACAAATGCAGCGTCTACGGAAGGGCAaagcggcgcctcggccaccggCCCGCTAGCTCTCTTCTGCCAGTACTGCAACTGGACCTCGAAAGAGACGGGTATTGAGTTTGACCGACCGGGAGGCATACACTCGCAGCTCGCCAAGATGAATAACGGCGGGACGCCAAAGCTCACAACAAAGGACGTCAAGGAGCGGCGCAAGGATAACCCCGACGAGCCTCTAGTTCCCGACGATCAAGTCGATGGCGACTTTCAATTTGCCAGCCTCAAAGCCTTTTACGCCGACCAGCTTACGGAATCAAACACCTCATTGAGCGGCTTGCCTctgcacgacggcgtcggcttCTCCTCTCCGGCGGCATTGACGCGCATCATGTCGCTCTATACGGGTCGCGGTCACGGCGGACGGCTGCAAAAGGGCCATGCTGATGTCATGCGCGAAGCGCTCAACTCGGAAGAAGGCATTAAACTCGCGAAGCTAGAGGAGTCACACTTGATCAAGAAACTCATCAACGGAGGCTGGGAAGCCACCACGGCGCGCGAGCAGCGAGACGCGCAAGTCGATCCGGCAGTTCGGTTTCAAGACGATCTCAGACCGACACCGTATCTCCTCCGCACGAAGCGCTCGAAGCGTTGCCCCGTTTGCCGACACATCATATCAAAACCTGAGAACAAGGTCACCTCTACTCGGTTCAAGATCCGCCTCGTGGCCAAATCATATATTCCCAATCTTACCATTCGCCCCATGCGACCAACCGCCGGAGTAATACCCGTCACTTCCCGGCCAGGTGTTGCGGAGGAGCTACCCCTCAAACCGCTGAAGCCCCATCAATACATCCTGACATTCAAGAACCCTCTATTCGAGAGCATCAAGGTCACACTTGCCACGCCACACGTGACGCCCGGTCGCTTCGCCAGTAAGGTGACGATTCTGTGCCCTCAATTTGAGGTCGATGCCAATACGGATATGTGGGACGATGCACTCAAGGAGGACGGAAAGGATAGAGGCCGCaggggcgacgatgccgcaggcggcgaggcaggcaagaTATGGGAGAAAGGCCGCAACTGGGTGAGCATCGTGCTCGAAGTGATCCCAGCCTCATTGCGGCCCGAGAACCGGATCATCGGCGCCAAGGATGCCAACGTGGACAAGGGCCCGCTCAGGGAAGACGAGGATATTCTCGAGATACCCATGTTTGTGCGAATAGAGTGGGAGGCGGACGCACAAAATGAGGTGGGCGCTGGACAGAAGGAAAAGGAGTCACGAGAAAAGCGGGAGCTCGCTTATTGGtgcgtcctcggcgttggACGTATCAGTCACGAATGAGGAAGGCATAGGCATCTAGATACCCCGAATAGATGATAATGATGacgcgatgatgatgagcggccAATTGGGTTGTTAATGACTTCTTATGACGAAATCATGAAGCAGCTTGTGTCATTATCAAGCTACATGTATCTCAAGACGCCGAGCCCCCAAGTTTTTGGACCAACCATCAATGCAAACAAGGCACGTCACTCTCCCATCTTCAAATCCACCGCTTAGTACTCAGCGGGGGTCTGGGGGAACTCGAAGTTGACGTTGCGGCCGGTGAGGCGGCGGTAGACCTCGGAGTAGGTGTCCAGGCGGTAGTCGACGCCACCGCGCTCCTTCTCGTCAAGGATGACCTTGAGGAGCTTGCTGCCGTCCTCCTTGGTGCGGATACGCTTGCCGACGATCTCAACGGGGTAGGTAAGGTCGGACAGGATAGCGTCGTGGACGGCCGTCAGGGTGCGGGAACGGGGGCGCTTCTGCTTCTGGGTGTTGCGGGAGCGGGCAGAGCGCttggggcgggggaggatgCGGCGCGAGGCCAGGATCAGGACGTGGCGGTCAGAGAACTTCTTCTCGAGCTCACGAGTGAGACTGCAACGAGTTAGTCGGGGCTGTTCACTTGTCCATTGTTTGCATGGACAAGAAAACTTACCGCTGCTGGACACGGTGGAAGCCCTGCAGGGAAGGGACGGGGACAAAGATGACAATAGCCTTcttgccgtggccgacctCGATCTATCCGAGACCAAAAGTCAGCATGCGAGCTCCAGGACAAGCCTTGGACCGCTTCCCGT belongs to Purpureocillium takamizusanense chromosome 1, complete sequence and includes:
- the RPS7A gene encoding ribosomal protein S7A (COG:J~EggNog:ENOG503NTZ0), which produces MSAQALNKIAPNSPTRQNPSELEQNIAQALYDLETNTADLKVALRPLQIVSAREIEVGHGKKAIVIFVPVPSLQGFHRVQQRLTRELEKKFSDRHVLILASRRILPRPKRSARSRNTQKQKRPRSRTLTAVHDAILSDLTYPVEIVGKRIRTKEDGSKLLKVILDEKERGGVDYRLDTYSEVYRRLTGRNVNFEFPQTPAEY
- a CDS encoding uncharacterized protein (COG:N~EggNog:ENOG503NXXI) — protein: MACSTPYTYIQCPCSGYSDAERGDSPDGLNEDEDERTFDPRDPRSNYSLYPLEYLLFCEDCQQIRCPRCVTEETVTYYCPSCLFEVPSSNLRSEGNRCTRSCYQCPICVGPLQVGAVQPGQDTNAASTEGQSGASATGPLALFCQYCNWTSKETGIEFDRPGGIHSQLAKMNNGGTPKLTTKDVKERRKDNPDEPLVPDDQVDGDFQFASLKAFYADQLTESNTSLSGLPLHDGVGFSSPAALTRIMSLYTGRGHGGRLQKGHADVMREALNSEEGIKLAKLEESHLIKKLINGGWEATTAREQRDAQVDPAVRFQDDLRPTPYLLRTKRSKRCPVCRHIISKPENKVTSTRFKIRLVAKSYIPNLTIRPMRPTAGVIPVTSRPGVAEELPLKPLKPHQYILTFKNPLFESIKVTLATPHVTPGRFASKVTILCPQFEVDANTDMWDDALKEDGKDRGRRGDDAAGGEAGKIWEKGRNWVSIVLEVIPASLRPENRIIGAKDANVDKGPLREDEDILEIPMFVRIEWEADAQNEVGAGQKEKESREKRELAYWCVLGVGRISHE
- a CDS encoding uncharacterized protein (TransMembrane:1 (o184-209i)~EggNog:ENOG503P6C0) — translated: MEHPVREIASVVTTLTTGSVQEQHDTLTSYFLPHASFTHPLCRVPSFSKGTIPLAPGLESRWLLLCIYRWYRTLSPSIDIHIDSAVFDQRSGQLFVSIRQTFTLWFIPLYKAPVKLTTILNLEQHPASETSPSLSRNNGSAASSNSLAGPGQERLRYFIAHQEDLYQMNDLIQFLCPWLGPLLWFFWQLFSTGLCAVGSVLLLPLYLLLNRGAKAKKVQ
- a CDS encoding uncharacterized protein (COG:O~EggNog:ENOG503NY2T), translated to MMLKQWDGAKRSWRDWDSLRQDPDLCVRDGNCLIYLHSKGRIKRDPAFKLPFSALLAKKCYPFIQRFLVTDGRRPQSPDEIMRWYRLNPRRMVELYVPPPPTGDKQQALQYHIAMRNLLAWVLGRSVVGESLGAALVGLLHSMHEFRSAGEDNVGDLLAYMGEEGYLALANQPDYALAMLYLAEAFQLRTLYLRAFAHCVGMKQSLSSSTEFPNMTSATRKLIRQKRADLDARLERSATMLSSFLDKELSEAHIGIPLGARMHLDRFRSFLLSFYSAKFGYYPPRRFDAAVLRVLAEDFAALHALLKDDGYTAGPFDLMPSSAVGGICTLQLIQAVDARNRFDPMPHPLPLLPQVGTAQGSTRHISWFPRSKTKADQRQIEHAALVRASHWREDIFQNDLVRAYRGFEEASVVAPSRADRHERVSLLDARKVRWILIYAVHQALRQATSPAAGVSDEKEAQYLLSAPLDAVLPWREPKDIEKPARRQADPALGSQDDEMPWCNSMMEIKPDIDYFALTQKTPPPPQPPPSRSRRLSLPASCSSDVSRSNSFKHALSRSSTLRRSVRRLRQATSSAGSTPPVTAGGLGKPVYHEIVVHGYGNGTNSVSFDSPTRTESLPIRRLDTSVGVASRSGSTASASRSDSSTTSAGQTTAVGSPADTLASSITIPSPSMTPVLDTDMSCDPVDSVMPAKPSRRWSQHDGSSRPGQSRSNSIKRRPLSAAIEGYNYAKSLGHLVEQEGRNILSRGGGGGAGISRRHSLMGGGPELRRKASASVPLPLVIDEEEVAGVLPRDSGDWTAMQAFLDGKTGEEEYADLGGLIALR